From Mumia sp. ZJ1417:
GCGATCGGACCCGCCTCACGGACGACCGCGAGCACGGCCGCCGAACCCGTGAAGGACTGCGCGCCGAACTGCTGGATCAGGCTGCCCGCCTGCAGGGCGATGACCGCTCCGAACGGGATCGCGACCAGCGCGGTCGGGATGATCGTCACCGACGCGATGAACCACGCCTGCTGGATGAACTCGCGCAGCTGGAAGGGTCGCCGGAACACGCCCACGACGACGTCCGCGCCGAAGGCGAACAGCCTGCCGAAGATCGCGAGAGGCGTCGTGAGGACGGTGACCGCACTCACGCAGCACCCCCGGACGAGACCGGGTCGTGGACGCGCAGCGGGTGGGGCGACAGCGGATCGTCCAGGAAGGAGCCGGGAGGAGGGGTCACACCGTTGGCGGCACACCACGCGCCCGGCGGCGCCTGCGTCGGGCGCGGGCGCCCGTCGGTCGGCAGCAGCTGGAGCGGGATCGGCGGCAGCGCGGGCAGGGTGCTGTGGTCCTCCAGCGCCAGCTCGTCGGCGTCCTTCTCTTCGCTCATGCCGATCGGGCCGACCGTCTGCGCGTTGAGGAACTGCCGGACGGCAGGCTCCTCGCTCGACAGCAGCATCTCGCGGGGCCCGAACATCGCCAGGTGGCGGTGGAAGAGCAACCCGATGTTGTCCGGGACCGTCCGCGCGGTGTTGATGTCGTGCGTGACGATGAGGAAGGTCGCCTCGATCTGGGCGTTGAGGTCGACGATCAGTTGGTTGATGAAAGCCGTACGCACCGGGTCGAGGCCGGAGTCGGGCTCGTCGAAGAGCACGATCTCCGGCTCCAGCACGAGGGCGCGGGCAAGTCCTGCGCGCTTGCGCATGCCGCCGGAGATCTCTGCGGGCAGCTTGCCCTCGGCACCGACGAGACCGACCATCGTCATCTTCTCCATGACGATCTCGCGGATCTCGGTCTCGGACTTGCGGGTGTGCTCGCGCAGCGGGAAGGCGACGTTGTCGAACAGCGTCATGGAGCCGAACATCGCGCCGTCCTGGAAGAGGACCCCGAACAGCTTGCGGATCTCGTACAGATCACGCTCGCTGCATGTCGCGATGTCGGTGCCCTCGATGAAGACGTGCCCCTCGTCGGGCTTCAGCAGGCCGATGAGGGCCTTGAGGAACACGGACTTTCCGGTGCCGGACGGTCCGAGCATGACGCTGATCTCCCCTGCGGGCAGGGTGAGCGACACGTCACGCCAGATCGTCTGCTTGCCGAAGGACTTCGTCAGACCTTCGACGCGTACCTCGACTCCCATGTGCGGGACTCCTTCGGGGGGACGAGCACCTCGGCCAGCGGGGTGCCACGGAAGGGCGTGGTGACCGCGTCAGGCGGTCTTGGCCCGGCGACGTGTCCGGACGGCGAGCGCGATGCGTGCGGCGGCTACGAGGCCGAGCAGCCCCACGAGCCCGACGCCGACCGGAGAACCGGTCGCCGGCAGCGAGGTCGTCGTGTACGGCGCGACGCCCCCGTCGTCGTCATCGTCGTCGTCATCATCGGAACCACCGTTGCCCCCCGGCGAGGTGGAGTCGGTGTTCTTGGGCGGGTCGATCACCGGCGGATCCTCACCGCCGCCGCCGCCACCCCCGTTGCCGTCGCCGTCCCCTCCGCCGGGGGAACCTCCGACGGTGGGCAGCGGGCACTCCGACTCCTCGCACCCGTCGCCGACAGGGATGGTGCCGATCACGCGCGCGGCGCGGGTGTCGAGGTTGCGGACGCAGTTGAGCTCGGTCTCGGCGATGGCACCCAGCACCGGCGGGTCGAGCTTTGCCTGGATCTTGAACGTCTTCGGCATCTGGACGTAGATCAGGCCACCGGTGACACCGTCGGGCAGCTCAGGGACGGTGACCGCGTCGACAGTGCCCTTGGCAGGGATGAGGAGCGAGCCCGAAGCAGGCACCGGGACCATAGGAGAGCTGAGGCCGCGGACCTGCGGCTCGAGGGTGGCGGCGACATCGCCACCGGGCACCACGCCCTGCAGGAGCACGGTGGAGGTCGCACCGCCGCCGACCTTGGTCACCAGCATGATGTCGCGAATCCGTGTGACCAACTTCGCCGGCAGGATGAGGTCGAGCTCGGCCGGAGTCTCAGCGATCGCGTCGCCCGCCACCACAGTGTCGGGCAGCGAGGTCCGCGCGTTCACGAGGAACTGCTGCGGACCGCCCAGCGAGGTGTTGATGATCTCGTTGTCCGACTCGCAGGTGTAGCCGACCTGGTTGAGCGAGACAGACTGCGCGGCACCGGCGACAGGCGCTAGCCCGACCTGCATGCCTCCCACGACCAGTCCCGCGGCGGCCATCAGACCTGCACCTCGATGCCATCCGACCTGACGACGTGCGACAGCGCTCACGCGCATGCGGTTCTCCCTCCCAAGCGAACCTCAGCGTCCGGAAGCGCAGCAGCGTGCTACTCCCAGGTAACAAACGTGACTGTAACCCACATTTTCACTGTGACACAACCCACAGAAGGTCCCAAACGGGTCACAGCCGCCTCGATGCCAGGTGACCCTCATCACAGCGCATTCGCGGCGCCGTCACTGTACAGCCAGGCCCAGGAGAAAAGACAGACGGGCACCCCTCCCGAAGGAGGGGTGCCCGTCTGTGCAGTGCGTCAGAGCGCGGAGTGCATCACTTGAGGGTGATGGTGGCGCCGGCGGCCTCGAGGGCCTCCTTGGCCTTGTCCGCGGCCTCCTTGTTGACGCCCTCGAGGATCGCCTTGGGGGCGCCCTCGACGAGGTCCTTGGCCTCCTTCAGGCCGAGGCTCGTCAGAGCGCGCACCTCCTTGATGACCTGGATCTTCTTGTCGCCGGCCGACTCGAGGACGACGTCGAACTCGTCCTTCTCCTCGACAGCGGCGTCAGCCGCGCCGCCACCAGCGGCGGGAGCGGCGGCAACCGCGACCGGAGCGGCGGCGGTGACGTCGAAGGTGTCCTCGAACTGCTTGACGAACTCGCTGAGCTCCAGGAGGGTCATCTCCTTGAAAGCGTCGAGCAGGTCCTCGGTGCTGAGCTTCGCCATGTTGGCGTCCTTCCTATCTGGGGACCCCGAGGGGGGGTCGGATACGTGATCGGGCCCTAGCCCTCGGAGCCCTCGGCCGCAGCCGGGGCTTCTTCGGTCTCGGCGGGAGCCGAGGTTGCGGGAGTCTCCTGCTCGACCTTGGCCTGCAGGGCACCCACGGCACGTGCTGCCTGAGCAAGCGGTGCCTGGAACAGAGCGGCGGCCTTCGAGAGGTTCGCCTTCATGCCGCCCGCGAGCTTGGCGAGGAGGACCTCGCGCGACTCGAGGTCAGCAAGCTTCGTGATCTCGGCAGCATCGAGCGCCTTCCCCTCGAGGAAGCCACCCTTGATGACGAGCTTGTCGTTCGCCTTGGCGAAGTCACGCAGACCCTTGGCGACCTCGACCGGATCGCCCTTGATGAAGGCGATGGCGGTCGGGCCGTTGAGGAGGTCGTCGACGCCGTCGACGCCGGCCTCGCGGGCCGCGATCTTGGTCAGCGTGTTCTTGGCCACGGCGTAGTTGACGTTCTCACCGAGCGAGCGGCGCAGGTCCTGCAGCTGCTTCACGGTGAGACCGCGGTACTCGGTCAGCACAGCGCCGTTGGAGCTGCGGAACTCGTCCGTCAGCTCGGCAACCGCTGCGGCCTTGTCCGGTCGCGCCATGGTTCTCCTTCGTGTCGTACCCGCCGCACGGCGAGCACCTGGTACGTACGAAGGCCACCGGCGCAACAGGCCCGGGAACGACGAACGCCCCGGCGCAGGAGCACGGGGCGCGACACACGGGAGAGTGCGTGAACTCGGTGAACCTGCGCGGGCCGCCCGCTGTGTGCGGGACCTTCGATCCGAGGCGCTCCCTGGGGAGTGCCGCGGACGACCGGCGGTCTTCGGCATCGTCCAGACTACGTGACCGGCCCGCGCAGATCCAAATCGGGTCGATCAGCCGCCCATCATCGACGAGCCGTCGACGACCTGGCCGGCCGGGGGCGCGGTGATCTCGACGTCCTCGCCCCACTTGGTGAAGGTCATCTCCATCGGGATCTGGGCCACATCCATGACGACCTTGCGCGGGAGGTCATCAGGGCCGACCCAGTATTCGTAGGTGATCTCGGCGGGCAGCTGCGCTGCTGCAGCCGCCTCCATGCCGGCGATCTTGGACGTGTCGACGACGACGTCGTAACGGCTGGCCTCGACGCCGTCGATGGTCTCGGTCTGTCCGGTCGCCGTCACGGACTTGAGCGCGTCCTTGAGGTTCTCGATGCTCTTGGTCGGATCCATCGAGTCGCGCAGCTGGCCGAACGACTCGCCTGCGGCACCCGCGGCGGCGTCGAGGGAGAGCTTCATCCACTTGCCCTCGGGCATGCCCGGCGCCTTCATGTAGAGCGCGCCGTCGACAAGCGTCATCTCGATGCTCTGTCCGCTCGCGTCCATCGTCATGCGCATCGCCGTCTTGCTCGGGTCGCTGTCGGTGATGACATCGGCCTCGGCGTCGATCTTCTGGCCTGCCGCCTCCATCGAGATCGTCATGTGCGCCGACCTCGCGTCCGTCTGGGCGCCGCCGAGCGTGTCGGCGAAGTTGGCCGAGGTGAGCTCGGTCGCTCCCTCGTCCGACGACCCGCCCTGCGACGAGGTCGAGGGGGTGGCGCCGGCGCCGCCGTCGCCGCCGTCGGCGACGTCCGCGCTGCTCCCGCAGCCGGCGGTGAGTGCGAGGGCGAGAGCCGCGACAGCGGCCGAGATCGTTCGGGTACGCATGACGACCACGCTACCTCGTGCATGGTTCGTCAGACGCACAGACGCCGCATCCCCTGTGGGGAGGCGGCGTCTGTGTCAGCTCACGTCACGCGTACAGGCGTGCGTGAGGGTCACTCGTCGTCGGAGGCGACGTTGCGGGTGCGGTTCGGGTCGATCGGCACACCCGGGCCCATCGTCGTCGAGACGGTGATCTTCTTGATGTAGCGGCCCTTGGAGCTGGCCGGCTTCAGTCGGAGGACCTCCTCGAGCGCGGCGGCGTAGTTCTCGGCCAGCGCCGTGGCGCTGAACGAGGCCTTGCCGATCACGAAGTGGAGGTTGGCGTGGCGATCGATACGAAACTCGATCTTGCCGCCCTTGATGTCCTTCACGGCCTTCGCGACGTCCGGGGTCACCGTGCCGGTCTTGGGGTTCGGCATGAGGTTGCGGGGGCCGAGGACACGACCCAGGCGACCCACCTTGCCCATCATGTCCGGCGTGGCGACGACGGCGTCGAAGTCGAGCCATCCGCCCGAGATTTTCTCGACGAGGTCGTCGGCACCCACGTAGTCGGCGCCGGCCTCGCGAGCGGCTTCGGCGTTCGCACCGGTCGCGAACACGAGGACGCGAGCGGTCTTGCCGGTGCCGTTCGGCAGGCTGACGGTGCCGCGGACCATCTGGTCGGCCTTGCGCGGGTCGACACCCAGGCGCATGGAGACGTCGACGGTCGAGTCGAAGTTCTTCGAACCCGACTCCTTGACGAGCTCCATCGCCTGCAGCGGCGTGTAGAGCGCGTCCTTGTCGATCTTCTGAGCGGCGTTGCGGTACGCCTTGCTGTGCTGAGGCATTCTGGTTCTTCTCTCTCTACCAGTCGTGGTCGTCGGGCCCAGCTGGCCCTGCCACAGTGCGGTCGGTCGGGTTGCTCCGCCGTCAGTCGACGGTGACGCCCATGGAGCGAGCGGTGCCGGCGATGATCTCCATCGCGGCGTCGATGTCGTTCGCGTTGAGGTCGGGGAGCTTGGTCTGGGCGATCTCGCGGACCTGGTCCTTGCTGATCGAGCCGACCTTGTCCTTGTGCGGGACGGCCGAGCCCTTCTGCAGACCTGCAGCCTTCTTGATCATCTCCGCAGCCGGGGGCGTCTTGGTGACGAAGGTGAACGACCGGTCCTCGTAGATCGTGATCTCGACCGGGACGATGTTGCCACGCATGGACTCCGTCGCAGCGTTGTACGCCTTGCAGAACTCCATGATGTTGACGCCGTGCGGACCGAGGGCGGTACCGACGGGCGGGGCCGGCGTGGCCGCTCCGGCCTGCAGCTGCACCTTGACGAGGGCAGCGATCTTCTTCTTCGGAGGCATATCTCTTTTCCTTCTCGTGGTCTCGGTGGGCCTGCCTCGGCCCTCCCACTGGTGTTGCGCGGAAGCCCTCTCGAGCGTACCTGCTGGCTCAGACCCGCTGGATCTGCGCGAAGCTCAGCTCGACGGGGGTCTCCCGACCGAAGATCTCGACGAGCGCCCGGACACGCTGGGCGTCGACGTTGATCTCGGTGATCGTGGCGTGCAGCGTCGCGAACGGACCGTCCACGACCATGACCGAGTCGCCGACGGAGAAGTCGGTGAACTCGACCTTCGGCGCCTGCGACTGCGCCGTCGACGAGGACGCCGTTGCCGGCGCATCGACCGCAGCCTGAGCCTCGACGGCGGGAGCGAGCATGCTCTCCACCTCGGCCAGGGTCAGCGGCACGGGCTGGTGGGCGTTGCCCACGAAGCCGGTGACCGACGGCGTGTTGCGTACCGTCGACCAGGACTCGTCGGTGAGGTCCATCCGGACGAGGACGTAGCCGGGGAGCACGGTGCGCTTGACGAGCTTGCGCTGACCGTTCTTGATCTCGGCCACCTCTTCGGTCGGGACGACGACCTCGAAGATGTAGTCCTCCATGTGCATGGAGGTGATGCGGTTCTCCAGGTTGGACTTGACCCTGTTCTCCATGCCGGAGTAGGTGTGCACGACATACCAGTCGCCGAACTGGTTGTGGAGCTGCTCGCGGAACGCCGCGAGCGGATCGAGCTCGGTGGCGACGGCTTCGAGGACGTCCTCGGTGGTCGCGGCGGCGTCGGCGATCTCCTGCGCCTCCTCGACGACCTCGTCGGCGAGGTCCTCGATCTCGTCCTCGGCGTCCGCGGCCTCGATCTCGGCACGCTCTTCGTCGGCCTCGGAGAGCTCCTCGAACGGCGTCAGCGGCTCAGGATCGACCTGCTCGGTCTCGTCTTCGGCGAGGTCGAGGCCTTCCTCGACCTCCTCGACCTCGAGCTCCTGCTCGTCGTCGTCCAACGGCGCACGGTTGCTCGTAGGAGCGACGGCGTCGCGCGGGGCGTCGTCGAACTCGTCATACGGCTGGGACACAGCGCCTCTTTCCTCGTCTCGTCTTGACCCGCGGGTCGCGGGTCAGGCGAAGACCCAGAACATCAGCTTTCCGAAGCCGTAGTCCAGGCCTGCCACGATGGCCATCATGACCAGCACGAAGAAGAGCACGACCACGAAGTAGTTGGCGACCTGCGAACGGGTCGGCCACACCACCTTGCGGAGCTCCGCGACGACCTGACGGTAGAAGGTCATCGGAGACGTACGCCCGGAGCGTGTGCTCTCGGTCGGAGCACTTGACGTCTCGCTCATGCTGACCGTTCCCTTCGATCGTGGTGCCTGTCATCGGTCCGCCGTCGGGACGGACCAGGCCTTTGCAGGGCAGGAGGGACTTGAACCCCCAACCTTCGGTTTTGGAGACCGATGCTCTGCCAGTTGAGCTACTGCCCTTCGTCGATGGCCGCTCCGCTGCCTCGTCACCACGGCCGTTGGGGAGGCGCGCGGGCATGACGACACAGTGGAAACATCCACCGGTCGTCAAGTGTACGGGGTGCCCCGGCACGGAGTCGAACCGGCTGGCACGATGACCGCATGGCCGTAGCGATGCGCTCGATCGACCGTCTCCCGAAGGCCCATCTTCACCTCCACTTCACGGGGTCGATGCGGCACACCACGCTGGTCGAGCTGGCCGAGCGCGACGGGGTCCGGCTCCCGCCCGCGCTGGTCGAGGAGTGGCCCCCGCTGCTGCGCGCGACCGACGAGAAGGGTTGGTTCCGCTTCCAGCGCCTGTACGACACCGCGCGCTCGGTCCTGCGTAC
This genomic window contains:
- a CDS encoding DUF6612 family protein, whose product is MRTRTISAAVAALALALTAGCGSSADVADGGDGGAGATPSTSSQGGSSDEGATELTSANFADTLGGAQTDARSAHMTISMEAAGQKIDAEADVITDSDPSKTAMRMTMDASGQSIEMTLVDGALYMKAPGMPEGKWMKLSLDAAAGAAGESFGQLRDSMDPTKSIENLKDALKSVTATGQTETIDGVEASRYDVVVDTSKIAGMEAAAAAQLPAEITYEYWVGPDDLPRKVVMDVAQIPMEMTFTKWGEDVEITAPPAGQVVDGSSMMGG
- the rplL gene encoding 50S ribosomal protein L7/L12; the protein is MAKLSTEDLLDAFKEMTLLELSEFVKQFEDTFDVTAAAPVAVAAAPAAGGGAADAAVEEKDEFDVVLESAGDKKIQVIKEVRALTSLGLKEAKDLVEGAPKAILEGVNKEAADKAKEALEAAGATITLK
- the nusG gene encoding transcription termination/antitermination protein NusG, producing the protein MSQPYDEFDDAPRDAVAPTSNRAPLDDDEQELEVEEVEEGLDLAEDETEQVDPEPLTPFEELSEADEERAEIEAADAEDEIEDLADEVVEEAQEIADAAATTEDVLEAVATELDPLAAFREQLHNQFGDWYVVHTYSGMENRVKSNLENRITSMHMEDYIFEVVVPTEEVAEIKNGQRKLVKRTVLPGYVLVRMDLTDESWSTVRNTPSVTGFVGNAHQPVPLTLAEVESMLAPAVEAQAAVDAPATASSSTAQSQAPKVEFTDFSVGDSVMVVDGPFATLHATITEINVDAQRVRALVEIFGRETPVELSFAQIQRV
- the rplK gene encoding 50S ribosomal protein L11; protein product: MPPKKKIAALVKVQLQAGAATPAPPVGTALGPHGVNIMEFCKAYNAATESMRGNIVPVEITIYEDRSFTFVTKTPPAAEMIKKAAGLQKGSAVPHKDKVGSISKDQVREIAQTKLPDLNANDIDAAMEIIAGTARSMGVTVD
- a CDS encoding ABC transporter ATP-binding protein yields the protein MGVEVRVEGLTKSFGKQTIWRDVSLTLPAGEISVMLGPSGTGKSVFLKALIGLLKPDEGHVFIEGTDIATCSERDLYEIRKLFGVLFQDGAMFGSMTLFDNVAFPLREHTRKSETEIREIVMEKMTMVGLVGAEGKLPAEISGGMRKRAGLARALVLEPEIVLFDEPDSGLDPVRTAFINQLIVDLNAQIEATFLIVTHDINTARTVPDNIGLLFHRHLAMFGPREMLLSSEEPAVRQFLNAQTVGPIGMSEEKDADELALEDHSTLPALPPIPLQLLPTDGRPRPTQAPPGAWCAANGVTPPPGSFLDDPLSPHPLRVHDPVSSGGAA
- a CDS encoding DUF6801 domain-containing protein; amino-acid sequence: MAAAGLVVGGMQVGLAPVAGAAQSVSLNQVGYTCESDNEIINTSLGGPQQFLVNARTSLPDTVVAGDAIAETPAELDLILPAKLVTRIRDIMLVTKVGGGATSTVLLQGVVPGGDVAATLEPQVRGLSSPMVPVPASGSLLIPAKGTVDAVTVPELPDGVTGGLIYVQMPKTFKIQAKLDPPVLGAIAETELNCVRNLDTRAARVIGTIPVGDGCEESECPLPTVGGSPGGGDGDGNGGGGGGGEDPPVIDPPKNTDSTSPGGNGGSDDDDDDDDDGGVAPYTTTSLPATGSPVGVGLVGLLGLVAAARIALAVRTRRRAKTA
- the secE gene encoding preprotein translocase subunit SecE, with the protein product MSETSSAPTESTRSGRTSPMTFYRQVVAELRKVVWPTRSQVANYFVVVLFFVLVMMAIVAGLDYGFGKLMFWVFA
- the rplA gene encoding 50S ribosomal protein L1; protein product: MPQHSKAYRNAAQKIDKDALYTPLQAMELVKESGSKNFDSTVDVSMRLGVDPRKADQMVRGTVSLPNGTGKTARVLVFATGANAEAAREAGADYVGADDLVEKISGGWLDFDAVVATPDMMGKVGRLGRVLGPRNLMPNPKTGTVTPDVAKAVKDIKGGKIEFRIDRHANLHFVIGKASFSATALAENYAAALEEVLRLKPASSKGRYIKKITVSTTMGPGVPIDPNRTRNVASDDE
- the rplJ gene encoding 50S ribosomal protein L10 — protein: MARPDKAAAVAELTDEFRSSNGAVLTEYRGLTVKQLQDLRRSLGENVNYAVAKNTLTKIAAREAGVDGVDDLLNGPTAIAFIKGDPVEVAKGLRDFAKANDKLVIKGGFLEGKALDAAEITKLADLESREVLLAKLAGGMKANLSKAAALFQAPLAQAARAVGALQAKVEQETPATSAPAETEEAPAAAEGSEG